AGCACAGCTCCCACGCCGGGCGGGTGCTGCCGCGCggctggcaggaggagaagggcgtctcctggggcaggtggggcggggggtccctgcagcacGAGGACGTGGCTCCTTCCGGCCCCGGTGGGCTCCGGCGTGGCTGGCCCCGCTGTCCGTGTGCCAAGCCCCAAGCGTCGCCCGGCCGCCGTGGTCACGGCACGGGGACCTTCCCCCGGTGGCACCTCGTGCCCTCggctccctgtccccaccccggCAGCCCCTCTGCAGGCTGAGCCGGTCACGGTCACGGCTGCCGTCATCCCTGGTTGTCGGGTGACCCCCGGAGagacaccccccaccccgccccccaTTCCTGCTGTGTCACCTTGGAGCAGGCGGTGACACCCACGCAAGGGGCACCCAAGGGGCACCGGGGTCCCAGCTGTGAGCACCCTGGCTGAGGGGGACCCCGGCCgccctggcctggcacagcgGGGATGCGGCCGGTGGCCTCACCGGTGTAGACTGCCGCGCCGAGCCCCCCCCCCGGAGCTGGGGGGCCCTCCGGGACCCCTcggctcctgccagcccccgtgtcccctctgtGTGGCCGGCCAGGCGGTGGCACAGCCGGGAGAGCCcgggcaggggtgggagatgGGTCCCCCCGTCACGGCACCCACGCAACGTGGCTCTGCCAGTCCCCTGCGCCCTGCGgcgggcctgatcctgccccgTCCCTCGCAGGTATCACCTGGCCGTGACGCGGCACCACGAGAACGagcccaccagcagcagcatctaCACCCAGAACGACCCCTGGGAGCCCCTCGTCAGCTTCGAGGGCTTCCTCCGCAACAACGAGACCATCGAGAACCAGGTGACAGCCCGGGGACACGGGGCGGCGGGGACAGAGctgggcggggggcggggggggcagcagcctgggcaCCGCGGCCGGGGGGCTGGCAGGACCCACCGGTGCTCgtggcgggggctggggggggggtccgcTGTGCCACGTGCCCCACCGACGGCCGCGGTCCCCTCCGCGCAGGACCTGGTGGCCTGGGTGACGGTCGGCTTCCTGCACGTCCCGCACGCCGAGGACATCCCCAACACGGCCACCCCCGGCAACGCCGTCGGCTTCTTCCTGCGCCCCTTCAACTTCTTCGACGAGGACCCCTCGGTGGCCTCGCGCAGCCCCGTCATCGTCCGGCCGCTGGACCCCCCCACCTTCTCCCGGCTGGAGATCCAGCGCTGGAcgcccgccagccccggcccctgcgTCGCCCCGGGGCCCTTCGCCTACAACGGCACCTACCGGCAGGGGTGacctgccccggggctgccggggacCCCGGGCACCCTGCGCCCCACGCCACGGGGGCGGCCGCAGGGACAGCGAGGTGTGGGCCACGCCGTGCCGCACCCTGCCACGTCCCGGGCTCAGTAAAGGCGATGCCACCTCCTCCGGCCCCGTCTCTGCCTGGGCCAtgcggcagccccggcaccgccgTGGGCACCGCAGCCGGCGCGGGCACGGGGAGCACCCTGCCCTGCCGAGCGGGGCTGTCGCAATATTTAATTACGCCACCGTTCAAGGCCGTGTCGTGTCCCCGACCCCACCGCGTCCTTCCCCTGGCCTTTGCACCCACTGGGGCCGCGGCCCACGTGGGGTGGGTGCTGGCATCGCCCCCCCACGTGCCCCCGTCCCTTCCCTCCCGTGGGGTCCACGGCACCGTCCCGGGAGCCGCggtggcacagctctgccctggcagcacGGCTCTGCCGTGGCCCCGTCCCGCAGCGCAGCCGCACACAGAGCCGGGGTCTCCGTCCGGTTtattggggggggcggggggcacctACCGCGAAGGCGACATGCAGGCTGCGTGAAACAGCGGCTCGGGCACACGCAGCGCCCGGCGACGGGACGACGGCACGAACACGGCACACGCTACCAGGAgccggcgggcgggcgagcGGGTGGGTGGGCGGGcagcagccccacggcccccggccctgcccgcgccccctccccaccgGGGCGTCCCCCTCGCTGCGCGTGGGGCGGCACCGCGGGCTGGGCCgatgctgggggggctgcacccccctgccccctgctGTGCGGGGGGAGCGGCCGGGTGGGCCCCAGCTGGGGGGAGCTGAGGGGCACcggtggctggggagggggccgcCCCCCGGACACACGGCGCTGCCCCACGGGCACGCAGACGTCCCCCGGCAGGGCCGCCCACAGCCAGGCCAAGGACGGGgacgcgggggggggggccacgcaccgccccgcgccgcggcccgGCACACGCGGGCGCGCGCGTGCACATGGGTGCACACGTGTGCGCACGCGTGCCACGGCGGGCGGGACGCATGGCTGGGGTGAACGTACATACGCACGCACACGTatgcaggggcacagcctggccGTCTGTCCCGAGAGAGCAGCACGGGTGCCCTGGCACAGCAGGAGCCCCCCCAGACACCCGCGGCGTGCCAGGGTGCAGGACACGGGTACACACACAtgtgcgcgcacacacacacacacacacacacagacacgtgcacacacacacacacgtgcacacgcacgcacgcacgcacggACAGGGCgagtgcaggcaggcagacccGCCGCACGTGGGAACACGCGTGACACACGCatacacacgtgtgcacacccccacagccccccccgcTCCTCCCGTCGCGCTGCCGGCCCCAGCGTCCCCAGGGAGGGCTctggctgtggggcagcgcggccccggccggccGGGGGtctggctggggaaggggctgtgggCCCGTGCCCACCGTGGCGCtacggggaggaggaggaggaggaggaggaggaggaggaaggggaggcgAAGAGCAGCAGGCGTCCAACAGTCCTGCCAGCCGAGCCCTGGAAGcgccggcgcggcggcggggtggggggccTGGCCCCCCGGGTTAGGCCAGCTAACGTGGGGGTGCCCaggggctcccgccgccccccccgcgggCTGCCGGCAGCGGGAGCGATCGTCCGTGGGGGACGGCGGCCCGGAGCCCGCCGGCCCGGCCAGCGTCCTGGGGACGGGGGTCCCGCGTCCCGTTGCaccgggggtcccggccccgtccctgccctgcccatTAACTCCCGGGGTCGGAGCAGTGTCTATGCAGCGTCTGTGTGTCCGGCGCGGTGGCCAGCTGTCCGGGCAGGGAGAGGCGGCGTGGCGGGGCGGCCGTCGgctccaccagcagcaccacGTCCGGTGGCGGGGGCGGCTCGTCGCGGGGGTCCGGGGCGTGCGGCAGCTCCAGCGGCACCGGGTAGCTTGGAACCTGCGGGAGCGAGGGCAGCCGGCGTCACCGCCGTGCCGGGGGCTGCGCTGGcgggcagtggggctgggggacagggtgACAGGGCACGGGAGAGGGGCTGCCCCAAGCCTGGGGGGCTCACAGCCCACAACGGGGCTGGAAGATGGGGTGATGGGgcacggggggtggggggatgccCCGAGCCTGGGGGTCTCAGGAGTGACCCCAACCCACAGCGGGGCCGGAGGATGGGGTGATGGGGCacaggagaggggctgccccAAGCTTGGGGGTCTCAGGTGTGACCCCAACCCGCAATGGGGCTGGAAGACGGGGTGATGGGGCacaggagaggggctgccccAAACTTGGGGGGCTCACAGCCCACAATGGGGCTGGAAGATGGGGTGATGAGGCACAAGAGAGAGGCTGTCCCAAGCCTGGGGGTCTCAGGTGTGACCCCAACCCGCAATGGGGCTGGAAGACGGGGTGATGGGGCacaggagaggggctgccccAAACTTGGGGGTCTGGGGACCGGGCTGTGCTCACCTGAGAGAGCGGCTggatgggggtgatggggaggacGGGCTGCAGCGGAcacggggggccggggggctggtggggggaCGAAACCGTGCTGTAGGCGGGCGGCACCAGGGTGGCCTGACGCTGCAGCAGCTGCATGATGGAGCTGATGTCCGCGGCCATGCGGGTCTCCAGCCTGCGGGCGGACAGACAGACGCGTGTCGGGGCGCGTGCAGGGCACTGCGCGCTGCGGGGCAGCACGACCCCATGGGAGCCCCCCAATCGCCCCCAAAGGGGGCGATTGGGGGGCTCCCATGGGGTCGTGCTGCCCCTGCTAACCCCCCCAGGTACCTGTTGAGCTGCTTCTGGAGCAGGTCGAGCCGCGTCTCCACCTCGGAGCGCTGGCGGCGGCTCATGGACGGCAGCGGGATGCTGAGCGCGGCGTGAGCCGGGATGGTGCAGCGCGGCAGCTCCTGGTACTGCCGCCCCCGGCTCTCCCCCCAGAAGCTGAAGATGTTGGAGACCCCCGAAAAAGCTCCTGTAAGGGcaaggggggtggggaggggaaacaTCAGTGCCCTTAGGGTCTCCCAGGAGGCACAGAGCGGGGGTGCAAAGGGGATGCGTCCCCCGCAGGCacagagcccccccccccccccaggcgcGGCGCGGGGATGCAAAGGCAGAGGGGGTGCAGGGGCGAAGGCTGCAGGGGAAGGCGTAGGGCACGGGACggggatctggggggggggcaggcggAGCTACCGGCATGGGGGTTCGGGAGCTGCCGGAGGGGTCTGCAGAACCCTGAGTAGGGGGGGAACTCCCCCGCCCCATCCTGAGCCCcctcgtccccgtccccacctgAGAGCGGGTTGCACATGTCGCTGCCCTTGCACTCCTCGGCCTCGGCAGGCGCGGGGGCCTCGCCGCCCGGGCGGGCGCTGCGGAAGGGGGAGAGcgcggcagcccccggcccgggcgcggggggctcGTCCTCGTCGCTGGagggggagctggagggggaGCTGGAGTGGCAGGGCTCCCACTCGGCCGGCCCGCGCGGGGCCCCGGGCgcctggcagctcctgcccagccGCAGAGCCTTCTGCCCGCTCCGCAGCTCCCCGGCGTTGGCAGCGTCTGCGGGGGGACAGGCCCTGGGTCACCGCGGCCCCTCGGGGTCCGgaccccccagtcccccccagccccccgatCCCACCTTTCTCCGTGCGCCGGCGGAAGGAGAGCTTGCGCTTGCGCAGGCGGTTGAAGCCGCTGTCCAGTTCGTCGCTGCCCGGGGAGCCGGGGATCATGTTGgtctgcggggaggggggggggatgaGACCGGGGGGGGCCGCCAGACCCCCCAACCCCGGGCTGGCAGGGAccggggggcggcgggaagCCGCGTGGGCAGcacggggcgcgggggccggggggcttTCGGTGCGGTGCCCCCCCGCCAGCCAGGCGACGCCGGTGGGCATCCCAGGGCGactgtcccccatccctgagCGTCCCTCgcgccgggccccccccccagctcgCTCGGGACCCCCCCCAGGCTCGGCAGGATGGGtgcccgccccgcagcccgtgcccccccccgcggcccctcACATCGCGCAGGTTGAAGGTGATCTCCAGGCTGGACCAGAAGTGGTCGGAGAACTCGGGGTACATGTCCAGCACCTCCAGCAGGTCCTCGCGGTGGATCTTGTGCAAGTCGCAGTAGGTCAGCGCCCGCACGTCCGCGTTGGACTTCCCCGGCCGCGCGTACAGGTTCAGCGGCTCCCCGAAGATGTCGTtcttccctgggggggggggatgttcagcccatggggcacggcgggggcggcacagcccctgctgcctgctgcacccagggctggagggggcacccccgccccggcgccgggTCCCCCGGGGGGCTCACCCAGGATGGCCACCACCACGTCCCCGCGCAGGATCTCGATGGATCCCCGGGAGATGAAGTAGAGGGCGGTGAGGACGTCCCCGGCGTGCACCAGCGTGTCCCCGGGGGGGGCGTGGGTGGTCTTGAACTTCATGGCCAGGGCGCGCAGGCAGCCCTTGGTGGCCCCCTTGAAGGGCTTGCAGTTCTGCAGCAGGCTGCGGTTCAGGTGCAGGCAGATGTCTGCCTGCAGGCACTCGGGGAAGCCCTTCAGCACCTGCGGGACACGGCGGGTCacggggggctgcggggggacaCGGCGTGCCGCCGGCCGGCCGGGCGCTCACCGCGTTCATGTCGATGCCGTTGGTGTAGGACCAGGCGTGCTGGAAGTACTCCTCCAGGCGCTGGCGCAGCGGGTTGGGGATCTGGTGGAAGCGGATGAACTCGCGGACGCGCAGCATCTGCGTGTGGTAGCGCGCGGTGCCCGAGTACAGGCGCTGGATGATGGCCGACACGTTCCCGAAGATGCTGGCGTACATcagggctgcggcggggcgagcggggtgaggggcagccccccccagcgccgctccccccgcctccCGTCCCACGGCGGGCACGGGGGGGTCCCGCCGGGCTCCCCCCGGAAACGCGGCCTTTGCGCCCACGCTCACCGTCGCCCCACGGAGACACGGCCCCGCGCGCGCACCCGCAACCCCGAACGCAGCCGCTCGCCCGCACGCGTGCGCGCGGCCGGCCCGCGCCCACGCGGAGCCGTCTCACGGGCACCGCGGTGCGTGCTCACGCACGTGCACGCTCACACCTGCGTGCATGTGCAAGTTCTGGCACACATATACATGCTCACACGCACGCGTGCACGTTCACACACACGCATGTCTGCTCACACGCACGCATGCACGCCCACACGCGCACGCTCCCAACACATGCATGTtcacacacacgtacacacacacgcacgctcACACGCGCATGCACGCTCCCAACACACGCACGttcacacacacatgtacacgcacacatgcacgctcacacacacatgcacattcacacacgcacacccccgCATGCTCACACGCACACATGCATGCCCACACACACACGTGCGCACATGCGTGCCCACACACGCACGCTcacacgcacacatacacacacatgcacactcacacGCAAACGTGCATACCCCCACGCACGCACACTTCCAACACATGCACGTTCACACGCACACGCGCACGCTCACACGCACACATGCATGCCCACACACGCGCGCACGCTCACACGCACGCTCacgtgcacacatacacacacacgcacgctcACACGCACACGCGCACGCTCACAGGCACACATGCATGCCCCCCCATGCGTGCTCACACGCACACGTGCACACCCGCacacgcacatacacacacccccacGCTCACGCGCGCCCCCGCGCGCCCCCGCGCG
Above is a genomic segment from Ciconia boyciana chromosome 2, ASM3463844v1, whole genome shotgun sequence containing:
- the KCNH2 gene encoding voltage-gated inwardly rectifying potassium channel KCNH2 isoform X3, which codes for MFILNFEVVMEKERPGSPGKDTNHWVTPANWFPAGRSKSFRLKLPALLALAGSKQSLPQEPPDAVVVDFSKQSSESGPEEATSSLEPSCPGGAQPEDQAALMGDGPPEPPVTHSSPRADRLALQAAFSNCSLARSRSCESVHSVRRASSVDDIETMKGEGDKRCHNRHASAGASMHRGSSTGAMNNVRSALLNSTSDSDLMRYRAISKIPQITLNFVDFKADAFLAAPPGEKEIIAPTKLKDRTHNVTEKVTQVLSLGADVLPEYKLQAPRIHKWTILHYSPFKAVWDWLILLLVIYTAIFTPYSAAFLLNDQEEARHHNCGYSCSPLNVVDLIVDIMFIIDILINFRTTYVNSNEEVVSHPAKIAIHYFKGWFLIDMVAAIPFDLLIFGSGSEETTTLIGLLKTARLLRLVRVARKLDRYSEYGAAVLFLLMCTFALIAHWLACIWYAIGNVEGQSIGWLHSLGDQIGKPLNASNPLYGPTIKDKYVTALYFTFSSLTSVGFGNVSPNTNSEKIFSICVMLIGSLMYASIFGNVSAIIQRLYSGTARYHTQMLRVREFIRFHQIPNPLRQRLEEYFQHAWSYTNGIDMNAVLKGFPECLQADICLHLNRSLLQNCKPFKGATKGCLRALAMKFKTTHAPPGDTLVHAGDVLTALYFISRGSIEILRGDVVVAILGKNDIFGEPLNLYARPGKSNADVRALTYCDLHKIHREDLLEVLDMYPEFSDHFWSSLEITFNLRDTNMIPGSPGSDELDSGFNRLRKRKLSFRRRTEKDAANAGELRSGQKALRLGRSCQAPGAPRGPAEWEPCHSSSPSSSPSSDEDEPPAPGPGAAALSPFRSARPGGEAPAPAEAEECKGSDMCNPLSGAFSGVSNIFSFWGESRGRQYQELPRCTIPAHAALSIPLPSMSRRQRSEVETRLDLLQKQLNRLETRMAADISSIMQLLQRQATLVPPAYSTVSSPHQPPGPPCPLQPVLPITPIQPLSQVPSYPVPLELPHAPDPRDEPPPPPDVVLLVEPTAAPPRRLSLPGQLATAPDTQTLHRHCSDPGS